One stretch of Pradoshia sp. D12 DNA includes these proteins:
- a CDS encoding DctP family TRAP transporter solute-binding subunit, with protein sequence MKSFLITAVSIIAVLVIYMGVQHDFGQKASLPPDFEQEGLNEQIVINFSHVVAENTPKGLTADKFATLVEKKTNGAIQVEVYPNSTLYSDGEELQALQNGDIEMIAPSFSKVTDWIPEWQVLDLPYLLKNYKDIEEIFTGPIKGELLGMLDEYGVKGLAFWNNGFKQITTAHSPVKLPDNLEGLTLRTMPSNMLKRQLNLVGAENRSASFDQVYSLLEREKLDGQENTISNIDSKGFYQVQDHMILSNHGILGYAVMINNEFWNSLPKNLQQAVIEAMDEATAWNLTQSEQMNRESLAKLEASAELEIYHLSDEELRQWQQTFLPLYDYYKTQFDEKLLKKIQESID encoded by the coding sequence GCAGAAAGCAAGCTTACCGCCTGATTTTGAACAAGAGGGCTTAAACGAACAAATTGTCATCAACTTTAGTCATGTTGTTGCCGAAAATACACCAAAAGGGCTCACCGCTGATAAATTTGCAACGCTAGTCGAGAAGAAGACTAACGGAGCTATCCAGGTAGAGGTATATCCAAACAGCACACTCTACTCAGATGGGGAGGAACTGCAAGCTTTGCAAAATGGCGATATCGAGATGATTGCTCCCTCCTTCTCAAAAGTGACAGATTGGATTCCCGAATGGCAAGTTCTCGATCTGCCGTATTTATTGAAGAATTATAAAGATATAGAAGAGATTTTCACAGGTCCCATAAAGGGAGAGCTATTAGGGATGCTTGATGAGTATGGTGTGAAGGGCTTGGCCTTTTGGAATAATGGATTTAAACAAATTACAACGGCCCATTCTCCTGTTAAACTGCCAGATAATCTTGAGGGACTTACTCTGCGTACCATGCCAAGTAACATGCTCAAAAGGCAGCTGAACCTTGTTGGTGCAGAGAACCGAAGCGCTTCCTTTGACCAGGTTTATAGTTTATTAGAAAGGGAGAAGCTTGACGGCCAAGAAAATACGATCTCTAACATTGATTCTAAGGGTTTCTATCAAGTGCAAGATCATATGATACTATCCAACCATGGTATTCTTGGATATGCAGTCATGATTAACAATGAGTTTTGGAACAGTCTTCCAAAGAATTTACAGCAGGCAGTCATCGAAGCAATGGACGAAGCGACAGCTTGGAACTTAACGCAATCCGAGCAAATGAACAGAGAATCCTTAGCGAAATTGGAAGCTTCCGCTGAGCTTGAAATCTATCATCTAAGTGACGAAGAATTACGGCAATGGCAGCAAACTTTCTTGCCACTGTATGATTACTATAAGACCCAATTCGACGAAAAACTATTAAAAAAGATTCAAGAGTCGATTGACTGA